The Daphnia carinata strain CSIRO-1 chromosome 2, CSIRO_AGI_Dcar_HiC_V3, whole genome shotgun sequence genome has a segment encoding these proteins:
- the LOC130686908 gene encoding 2-(3-amino-3-carboxypropyl)histidine synthase subunit 1-like, with protein sequence MDELSPNVSANDKINEQVVVSRANPGRKVYSAMPGKTRVINQIPDDILNDEKLARAIELLPSNYSFEIHKTVWKIRQAGAKRVALQMPEGLLMFALTISDILEEFCQAETVIMGDVTYGACCVDDRTAIALGADFMIHYGHSCLIPVGQTSGIKMLYIFVDIKFDSEHFIETIKFNFDKETRMSFVSTIQFVASLQNLVMRLKGEGYVASTPKSSPLSPGEILGCTSPSIDTDVIIYLGDGRFHLESAMIANPKCKAYKYDPYSKEFTQEFYEHNQMKANRQAAISIAAKAPRFGLILGTLGRQGSPRVLQEIKEKMLKLNKEFVTVLMSEIFPAKLALMPSVDAWVQIACPRLSIDWGLAFAKPLLTPYEINVALKNVEWKDTYPMDFYAYESLGAWTPNFKPKCEKKETSNRKL encoded by the exons ATGGACGAACTGTCACCAAATGTTTCCGCAAACGATAAAATCAACGAACAAGTTGTAGTTTCACGAGCAAATCCTGGACGAAAGGTGTACAGTGCTATGCCTGGGAAGACTAGAGTCATAAACCAAATTCCTGACGATATACTGAACGACGAAAAGCTAGCGCGTGCCATAGAGCTTCTTCCGAGCAATTATTCCTTCGAAATTCACAAGACG GTATGGAAAATTCGTCAGGCTGGAGCAAAAAGAGTTGCTTTGCAAATGCCTGAAGGATTACTTATGTTTGCACTGACAATTTCAGATATTCTTGAAGAATTTTGTCAAGCTGAGACTGTGATTATGGGAGATGTTACCTATGGGGCTTGTTGTGTTGATGACAGAACTGCCATAGCGCTAGGAGCTGACTTCATGATCCACTATGGACATTCTTGTCTAATTCCAGTTGGTCAAACAAGTGGAATCAAAATGCTCTATATTTTTGTGGATATAAAATTTGACTCAGAACATTTTATAGAAACCATCAAGTTTAACTTTGACAAAGAAACCCGCATGTCATTTGTTAGTACGATTCAGTTTGTGGCCTCCTTACAAAATCTGGTGATGCGTTTGAAGGGGGAAGGGTATGTGGCTAGTACTCCTAAATCTTCACCATTATCACCTGGTGAAATCTTGGGCTGTACCTCTCCTTCCATAGACACCGATGTTATCATTTATCTTGGAGATGGTAGATTTCATCTGGAGTCTGCAATGATAGCAAATCCAAAATGTAAAGCTTACAAGTATGACCCCTATAGTAAGGAATTCACCCAGGAGTTTTATGAACATAATCAAATGAAAGCCAACCGACAAGCAGCTATAAGTATAGCAGCCAAAGCTCCGAGATTTGGTTTGATATTAGGGACACTTGGCCGGCAA GGAAGTCCCAGAGTATTGCAGGAGATAAAAGAGAAGATGTTAAAATTGAATAAGGAGTTTGTTACTGTGCTGATGTCAGAAATTTTCCCAGCCAAACTAGCGCTTATGCCCAGTGTGGATGCTTGGGTTCAAATTGCATGCCCACGACTGTCAATCGACTGGGGTCTTGCTTTTGCCAAACCACTTCTGACGCCTTACGAAATCAATGTGGCCCTCAAAAATGTAGAATGGAAGGATACCTATCCAATGGACTTTTACGCGTATGAAAGTCTTGGTGCCTGGACGCCTAATTTCAAACCAAAgtgtgaaaagaaagaaacgtctaacagaaaattataa
- the LOC130686911 gene encoding protein singed wings 2-like, whose product MSLRKSCLIFCSTVWLCVLCIQPSSSYCPDICQCYNNYLEETVWNCTHLVSVSQLWSDGRLPLYGDFQQPDYVQHLHVRDSKLDFSENLLPLFPNLKTLELSHNLINCSKHLVWLLQLSDKLYEPENIHCTSPQTFNGTQVLKALQLIYDVGSRCPERCVCELAHVPKDDQYVTVSVSCNNLGFTEIPKILPANVTIHMDLSNNRIEDVSELAKNPSYSRVTVLYLANNRIQSITSLENSDWIEQFSLLSLQGNLLQEIPTQALSNVFHHQDINGVRMLLSNNPWKCDCVTITRFQPFIAKHKQLIKDVSNVTCGPEEGESAGKKIISVELSSVCGTNGNNAINLMDVLNVFLALLTLVTIGKLLYDYYAYRKTGRLPWIASKLP is encoded by the exons ATGTCTTTACGGAAATCTTGCCTCATTTTTTGTTCGACTGTTTGGTTGTGTGTCCTCTGTATACAACCTTCTAGTTCTTATTGCCCAGACATTTGTCAGTGCTACAATAATTACCTGGAAGAAACAGTCTGGAATTGCACCCATCTTGTGTCAGTCAGTCAGCTTTGGAGTGACGGACGTTTGCCTCTGTATGGTGACTTTCAGCAACCTGATTATGTGCAACACCTCCATGTCCGAGATTCAAAACTTGACTTCTCTGAAAACCTGCTTCCCCTTTTCCCCAACCTTAAGACGCTGGAGCTATCACATAACTTGATTAATTGTTCAAAACACCTGGTCTGGCTACTTCAATTAAGTGACAAGCTGTACGAGCCTGAAAACATACACTGCACTTCACCCCAAACTTTTAATGGGACTCAAGTACTGAAGGCCTTGCAGTTAATTTATGATGTGGGCAGCAGGTGTCCGGAGCGCTGTGTATGTGAATTGGCCCATGTTCCCAAAGATGATCAGTATGTCACTGTTAGTGTCAGCTGCAATAATCTGGGGTTCACAGAAATACCTAAAATCTTGCCAGCTAATGTGACCATTCATATGGACTTGAGCAATAATCGG ATTGAAGATGTGAGTGAGCTGGCCAAAAATCCAAGCTACAGTAGAGTAACTGTTTTGTACTTGGCCAACAATCGTATCCAATCAATAACAAGCCTGGAAAATTCTGATTGGATTGAACAGTTTAGTTTACTAAGTCTTCAAGGAAATCTTCTACAAGAA ATTCCCACCCAAGCACTAAGTAATGTATTTCATCACCAAGACATTAATGGAGTTCGGATGCTTCTAAGCAATAATCCGTGGAAATGCGACTGCGTTACCATTACTCGCTTTCAA CCGTTTATTGCTAAGCACAAGCAGCTGATCAAAGACGTTAGTAATGTCACGTGTGGCccagaagaaggagaaagcGCTGGTAAGAAAATCATCTCTGTCGAGCTGAGCAGCGTTTGCGGTACGAATGGAAACAACGCCATAAACCTGATGGATGTGCTTAACGTATTCTTGGCTCTGTTAACTTTGGTTACCATCGGAAAACTTCTTTATGATTATTACGCTTACCGCAAGACGGGGCGACTTCCCTGGATCGCTAGCAAACTGCCATGA
- the LOC130686906 gene encoding uncharacterized protein LOC130686906 has protein sequence MVEIDRIKMTSKSSAAVKQEKRDDQEEIDLLAAKMVEANRAKMANLSSAATTVGQTGTNSNPLQPGIASASRIMPGTLLGYFSRNSAGVGAKEVVDAINKEKSNAAAAVAVDLESAKGRFGWTNSSVHIPYIYRRDDKKLCSVRVLEQCIVKMFANVLRPELSGCVSIQSFYVSEIESRLLNEINVKHCDWQYGRELFTVRDLIISLEDAQELIQFLQTCKEKLVRKSCDPQDRCGFFRIGGESVVPYTVIGGIKYVPLFYFEGETGNLDRRAIQITGWDLAYLKLCCKVQGIRNELFSNDSYSAVSVDDIKQQFPAQTDLQLYWPSRSSLDVPSNGASSGSNVGINMWIHKPSGSPPPLPVNSNTAAAALQTSSVIQKNPAVSAVNAATRLPSTSSASALLQASGIVPPSRPPVVPPTCTNSALYNGWSSMNSYASVHQQMQQQQSASNTNSSSSSSAAAASAHLATVLQSQSAAAARAQAAAVSAMLMPSMPVHHSSMGQAFNMMQYAQAVAGMMQQQQSQQQAQSHRNQAPPPPPSQAHASASSTLDNLLRANGIHTDHHRLSHGSSSNAAMNHSAYSSSQSPLTGAVPGSSPHSRSSTGASPRPGLPVPSSSLVHSSLTSSSSSSSAPKPPPPPLIPVNGSHPLFSSMPNNSSMASQASSRLHQASSESNPHGLSRSYHQSQYEIGQRHHPQMQHQLLQQQQSQQPPPFKLQLYQIENQTVPCVNSRQYVYNNLMIALPDMAAYLFPHLGHQTCKQVLQDGLGVTLYEANPQQLQVLKSAGKVSSVSSLAGEKISLVNVRDVVQYMPQIRYMMSRLDGGAELSHAHSSKRQRVS, from the exons ATGGTGGAAATTGACAGAATAAAAATGACTTCTAAGAGCA GTGCAGCCGTAAAACAAGAGAAACGAGATGATCAGGAGGAAATCGATCTACTTGCAGCCAAGATGGTTGAAGCCAATCGAGCCAAGATGGCAAACTTGtcatcagcagcaacaactGTTGGACAAACTGGAACAAACAGCAACCCATTACAACCAGGGATAGCATCAGCATCAAGAATAATGCCAGGCACCTTGTTGGGTTACTTTTCCAGAAATTCAGCTGGTGTAGGTGCCAAAGAAGTTGTTGACGCGATAAACAAGGAGAAGAGTAACGCAGCTGCTGCTGTGGCAGTAGATCTAGAAAGTGCCAAAGGACGATTCGGCTGGACGAACTCCTCAGTGCACATTCCTTATATTTACCGAAGAGACGACAAAAAATTGTGTTCGGTGCGTGTTCTAGAACAGTGTATTGTAAAAATGTTCGCGAACGTGTTGCGACCGGAATTGTCCGGCTGCGTTTCCATTCAGAGCTTTTACGTGAGTGAAATAGAATCAAGACTATTGAACGAAATCAACGTCAAACATTGCGATTGGCAATATGGTCGAGAATTGTTTACCGTCCGTGATTTGATCATCAGTTTAGAAGATGCACAGGAGCTTATACAGTTCTTACAGACGTGTAAAGAGAAGCTGGTGCGCAAGTCATGTGACCCTCAGGATCGGTGCGGATTCTTCCGTATTGGCGGCGAATCGGTTGTTCCTTACACGGTTATCGGCGGCATCAAGTACGTTCCTCTCTTCTACTTTGAAGGGGAGACGGGAAATTTGGACAGGCGGGCCATTCAGATTACTGGCTGGGATCTTGCCTATCTAAAG TTGTGCTGCAAAGTGCAAGGAATCCGAAACGAACTCTTTTCTAACGATTCTTACTCAGCCGTCAGCGTAGACGATATCAAGCAGCAATTCCCGGCTCAAACAGACTTACAGCTATATTGGCCAAGTCGTTCGTCGCTAGACGTGCCCAGCAATGGAGCATCAAGTGGCAGCAACGTTGGCATTAACATGTGGATACACAAGCCTAGTGGTAGTCCACCTCCCTTGCCTGTCAATAGTAACACGGCGGCCGCGGCGCTGCAAACGAGTTCAGTCATTCAGAAAAACCCCGCAGTGTCGGCGGTCAATGCTGCCACTAGACTGCCTTCCACATCATCTGCCTCCGCGTTGCTTCAAGCGTCGGGTATTGTTCCACCATCTCGACCGCCTGTTGTCCCTCCCACCTGTACCAATTCCGCCTTGTATAATGGCTGGAGTTCCATGAATTCTTATGCCTCTGTGCATCAG caaatgcaacaacagcaaagtGCTTCGAACACCAATAGCTCTTCTAGTTCTTCAGCAGCGGCAGCTTCTGCTCATCTAGCGACAGTGTTGCAATCACAATCGGCGGCAGCAGCAAGGGCACAAGCAGCAGCTGTATCTGCCATGCTAATGCCATCCATGCCAGTTCATCACTCCAGTATGGGCCAGGCATTTAATATGATGCAGTATGCACAGGCAGTTGCAGGCATGATGCAACAGCAACAATCGCAGCAGCAAGCTCAGTCGCATCGGAACCAAGCTCCTCCGCCGCCACCATCTCAGGCTCATGCTTCAGCAAGCTCAACGTTGGACAACCTTCTGCGTGCGAACGGCATTCACACCGACCACCATAG GCTGTCCCATGGGTCATCTTCGAATGCAGCGATGAATCATTCAGCCTATTCCAGCAGCCAATCACCTCTAACCGGAGCGGTACCCGGCAGTAGTCCGCACTCAAGAAGTAGCACAG GAGCATCTCCTCGGCCCGGTTTACCTGTTCCAAGTTCCAGCCTGGTCCATTCGTCGCTtacttcttcctcctcctcctcgtcGGCTCCAAAGCCGCCGCCTCCTCCGCTCATCCCCGTCAACGGGAGTCATCCTCTTTTCTCGTCCATGCCCAATAATAGCAGCATGGCTTCTCAGGCGTCCAGTCGACTTCACCAGGCGTCATCCGAATCGAATCCGCATGGATTGTCGCGTTCTTACCATCAATCACAGTATGAAATCGGGCAGCGACATCACCCGCAGATGCAACACCAGCtcctccaacaacagcaatcccAACAACCTCCTCCGTTCAAGCTACAGCTGTACCAGATAGAAAATCAAACTGTACCGTGCGTTAATAGCCGGCAATACGTCTACAATAATCTGATGATTGCCCTACCGGACATGGCTGCCTATTTGTTTCCTCATTTAGGTCATCAAACTTGCAAGCAAGTTCTGCAGGATGGTCTTGGTGTTACACTCTATGAAGCCAACCC TCAACAATTGCAGGTTTTAAAATCGGCGGGAAAGGTGAGCAGCGTAAGTAGTCTCGCTGGAGAGAAAATATCATTGGTGAACGTTCGTGATGTCGTCCAATACATGCCACAAATCCGGTATATGATGTCGAGGCTGGATGGCGGAGCCGAACTAAGCCACGCCCATTCTTCAAAACGGCAAAGAGTCAGCTGA
- the LOC130686904 gene encoding protein AF-9-like, giving the protein MAFSCVQIQLVLGHRATLRTKKTPQGFTHDWEVFIRGPERTNIQNFVDKVVFYLHKDFQKPKRVVKEANAEGSYVVKESGYGCFSLPIEVYFKNKDEPRKVKFEYDLFLQSEGPPISHVRYEKMTFKNPSEDFRMKLIKGGGVGVINGETGTVLTSSEKVEEPPPVPATTTTPAGSYSSGAKKPPGTNDASKKHKSYKEPKTEAFNDLFGTPAKPEKVVGSVSVDAKKSSGRDSSTKKDSLTLAKESKSSSSGNSSGNTVKSDSKREKADKAEKESKKENEKVSSKSLKEKDSEGKGDRKNRKEDKVREEKEKSKSSKEKSKKTDKERKEKTKDRDKESKDSKDKKDVKDTKDGKDPKETKEAKEVKENKDSRSTSGTKLQQKNEVKAKEIKEDPDVMRKMFRDEPEVKHKVSKDDAEGKKSSREEKEKSKLVKSEPSKFKLDKMNDLFKDTSKSEKEKKSEKYKDKKESIKIKMERPSSAASVTATTQLPVVSKGEKSATKPEKRETKNNLESGKVPRPDKKKTAASIVPTPSPIPEEVSSKKIPSRSKASEKKSKENGAAEKKVNERSRDKVEVKQEVVKRKQPEIETKKETLSAPVVQRVEEKVKDVELVRKAEKPVKRKRVSSTSSASSSASSSSSSSSSSSSSSSSSSSSSSSLSDVSKRIQPSTTSTAPSKVDLRPVEQEAVLKKDKPIACEEDLGNRANNVNSAPRPKTTDDRKKEVKLEKRTITPPIKRKRSSSPDADSNPVPVTVDNGCSDGTDSKKVKVELPDLSLFTPEYLSQLIELQQKIGSLNDKEIQRIVDVVKSSGAYQISNTSFDFDLCALDSGTIRRIQQCLT; this is encoded by the exons ATGGCGTTTTCT TGTGTCCAGATTCAGCTGGTATTGGGTCACAGAGCAACTTTACGGACCAAGAAAACTCCTCAAGGGTTCACTCATGACTGGGAAGTTTTCATTCGTGGGCCTGAACGAActaatattcaaaattttgttgaCAAAGTAGTGTTTTACTTACACAAGGATTTTCAGAAGCCTAAACGAG TGGTTAAAGAGGCCAATGCTGAGGGATCTTATGTGGTTAAAGAATCAGGCTATGGATGCTTTTCACTGCCCATTGAAGTCTACTTTAAGAACAAGGATGAACCTCGGAAAGTGAAGTTTGAGTATGACTTGTTTTTACAGTCAGAAGGACCACCTATTAGTCATGTGCGCTATGAGAAAATGACTTTTAAGAATCCCTCAGAAGATTTTAGGATGAAATTAATCAAGGGTGGAGGA GTTGGAGTTATAAATGGTGAGACTGGAACTGTGTTGACATCTAGTGAAAAAGTTGAAGAGCCTCCTCCTGTAcctgcaacaacaacaaccccGGCTGGTTCCTATAGTTCGGGAGCCAAGAAACCTCCGGGAACGAACGATGCGTCAAAGAAGCACAAATCTTATAAG GAACCCAAAACAGAAGCTTTCAACGATTTGTTTGGAACGCCAGCGAAACCTGAAAAAGTAGTAGGATCGGTATCAGTCGACGCAAAGAAGTCCTCCGGCAGAGACTCTTCAACCAAAAAAGACTCCTTAACGCTAGCGAAAGAATCAAAATCAAGCAGCAGTGGTAATTCCAGTGGCAATACAGTTAAATCAGACTCTAAACGGGAGAAGGCAGACAAAGCCGAAAAAGAatccaagaaagaaaatgaaaaagtgtcTTCCAAAagcttaaaagaaaaggattcaGAAGGAAAAGGTGACAGAAAGAATCGTAAAGAAGACAAAGTtcgagaggaaaaagaaaaaagtaaatcatctaaagaaaaaagcaagaaaacagATAAGgaacgtaaagaaaaaacgaaagaccGCGATAAGGAAAGCAAAGATAGCAAAGACAAGAAAGATGTCAAAGATACTAAGGATGGTAAAGATCCaaaggaaacgaaagaagCTAAAGAGGTGAAAGAGAACAAAGATTCCCGCTCCACGAGCGGTACCAAACTCCAACAGAAAAACGAAGTCAAAgctaaagaaatcaaagaagatCCTGATGTGATGAGAAAGATGTTTAGAGATGAACCAGAAGTTAAACACAAAGTATCAAAGGATGACgctgagggaaaaaaatcaagcagagaagagaaagagaagtcCAAATTAGTGAAATCGGAGCCTAGCAAATTCAAGTTAGACAAGATGAACGACTTGTTTAAGGACACAAGcaaatcagaaaaagaaaaaaaaagtgaaaaatacaaggacaaaaaagaatcaataaaaattaagaTGGAACGTCCCTCCTCTGCGGCATCAGTCACTGCCACGACTCAACTTCCCGTGGTTTCAAAGGGTGAAAAATCTGCCACTAAACCAGAAAAGCGGGAGACGAAGAACAATCTCGAATCGGGTAAGGTTCCGCGTcctgataaaaagaaaactgctgCATCGATAGTGCCAACCCCGTCGCCGATACCAGAAGAAGTTTCCTCCAAGAAAATACCGTCACGATCGAAAGCTTCagagaaaaaatcaaaagagaatgGAGCGGCAGAAAAGAAAGTTAATGAGCGAAGTCGCGACAAAGTAGAAGTGAAACAAGAAgtagttaaaagaaaacagccagaaatagaaacaaaaaaggaaacattatCGGCCCCGGTAGTACAACGCGTGGAAGAAAAGGTCAAAGATGTCGAGCTGGTTCGCAAGGCGGAGAAACCAGTTAAACGGAAGAGAGTATCGTCAACCTCATCCGCATCTTCATCCGCTTCCTCCTCGTCGTcatcttcctcgtcttcgtcCTCCTCGtcatcgtcatcgtcttcATCGTCCTCTTCTTTATCAGATGTCTCCAAGCGTATCCAGCCTAGTACAACTTCTACTGCCCCTTCAAAAGTCGATTTGCGCCCGGTAGAACAGGAAGCTGTTCTGAAGAAGGACAAACCCATTGCGTGCGAAGAAGACTTGGGAAATAGAGCGAATAATGTCAATTCGGCTCCTCGTCCCAAGACGACAGACGATCGGAAAAAGGAagttaaattagaaaaaagaactatCACGCCGCCCATAAAGCGAAAGCGGAGTTCGAGTCCTGATGCAGATTCGAATCCTGTTCCGGTGACAGTAGATAATGGATGTAGTGATGGTACAGACAGTAAGAAGGTAAAAGTTGAACTTCCAGACCTTTCATTATTTACGCCAGAGTACCTTTCCCAGCTAATCGAGttgcaacaaaaaattggaagTCTCAATGACAAGGAGATTCAGCGCATCGTTGACGTGGTTAAATCGAGTGGTGCCTACCAAATATCTAACACAAGTTTCGACTTCGACCTTTGCGCACTGGATTCCGGAACAATCCGGCGAATACAACAGTGTTTGACCTGA
- the LOC130686914 gene encoding eukaryotic translation elongation factor 2: MVNFTVDEIRVMMDKKKNIRNMSVIAHVDHGKSTLTDSLVGKAGIIAGAKAGEMRFTDTRKDEQERCITIKSTAVTMYFELGEKDLVFITNPDQRDPTEKGFLINLIDSPGHVDFSSEVTAALRVTDGALVVVDCVSGVCVQTETVLRQAIGERIKPILFMNKMDRALLELQLDQEALYQTFQRIVENVNVIVATYADDEGPMGEISVDPSKGSVGFGSGLHGWAFTLKQFAEMYADKFKIDTVKLMNRLWGENYFNPTTKKWSKTKDPENKRSFNMYVLDPLYKVFDAIMNYKKEETDSLLTKLGIKLSLEDRDKDGKNLLKAVVRQWLPAGETLLQMIAIHLPSPATAQKYRTEMLYEGPLDDEAAVAMKNCDPNGPLMMYVSKMVPTTDKGRFYAFGRVFAGKVCTGMKARIMGPNYVPGNKTDLYEKAIQRTVLMMGRFVEAIEDVPCGNICGLVGVDQFLVKTGTITTFKDAHNLRVMKFSVSPVVRVAVEPKNPADLPKLVEGLKRLAKSDPMVQCIIEESGEHIVAGAGELHLEICLKDLEEDHACIPLKKSDPVVSYRETVSEESDQVCLSKSPNKHNRLYMKAVPMPDGLPEDIDKGEVNPRDDFKIRGRYLSDKYEYDVTEARKIWCFGPDTSGPNLLIDVTKGVQYLNEIKDSVVAGFQWATKEGVLCDENMRGVRFNIHDVTLHADAIHRGGGQIIPTARRCFYASILTAAPRLMEPVYLCEIQCPENAVGGIYGVLNRRRGHVFEESQVAGTPMFVVKAYLPVNESFGFTADLRSNTGGQAFPQCVFDHWQILPGNPFEPTSKPAQVVADTRKRKGLKEGIPALDTYLDKL, encoded by the exons ATG GTGAACTTCACAGTAGATGAAATCCGTGTCATGATggacaagaagaagaacatcCGTAACATGTCTGTCATTGCCCATGTCGACCATGGCAAGTCTACATTGACAGACTCTTTGGTTGGCAAAGCTGGTATCATCGCTGGAGCCAAAGCTGGCGAGATGCGCTTCACTGACACTCGCAAAGATGAACAGGAGCGCTGCATTACCATCAAGTCCACTGCCGTGACAATGTACTTTGAGCTTGGAGAAAAGGACTTGGTTTTCATCACCAACCCAGACCAGCGTGACCCTACTGAGAAGGGTTTCTTGATCAACTTGATTGATTCACCTG GCCACGTCGACTTTTCTTCCGAGGTCACAGCCGCTCTTCGTGTAACTGACGGAGCTTTGGTCGTCGTCGATTGCGTTTCCGGCGTGTGCGTACAGACCGAAACTGTCTTGCGTCAAGCTATCGGTGAACGTATCAAGCCCATCCTTTTCATGAACAAGATGGATCGCGCTCTTCTTGAGCTCCAACTCGACCAAGAAGCTCTCTACCAAACTTTCCAGCGTATTGTTGAAAACGTCAACGTCATCGTCGCAACTTACGCTGATGACGAGGGGCCGATGGGTGAAATTAGCGTTGACCCCAGCAAGGGTAGCGTCGGTTTCGGATCTGGTCTCCATGGCTGGGCTTTCACCTTGAAACAGTTCGCCGAGATGTACGCTGACAAGTTCAAGATCGATACCGTCAAGCTTATGAACcg TCTTTGGGGAGAAAACTACTTCAACCCAACCACCAAGAAGTGGTCTAAGACCAAGGACCCCGAGAACAAGCGTTCCTTCAACATGTACGTGTTGGATCCCCTTTACAAG GTGTTCGACGCTATCATGAAttacaagaaagaagaaaccgATTCCCTCTTGACTAAATTGGGCATTAAGTTGAGCTTGGAAGACCGTGACAAAGATGGAAAGAATTTGTTAAAAG CCGTTGTACGTCAATGGTTGCCTGCTGGTGAGACCTTGCTTCAGATGATTGCCATCCATTTGCCGTCACCTGCCACGGCACAAAAATACCGTACGGAGATGTTGTACGAAGGCCCTCTGGATGACGAGGCTGCTGTTGCTATGAAGAACTGCGACCCGAATGGTCCACTTATGATGTACGTTTCTAAAATGGTACCGACCACTGATAAAGGTCGTTTCTACGCTTTTGGTCGAGTTTTCGCTGGCAAAGTATGCACTGGTATGAAAGCCCGCATCATGGGTCCCAACTACGTTCCCGGAAACAAGACAGATCTTTACGAAAAGGCAATCCAGCGTACCGTACTCATGATGGGCCGTTTCGTTGAGGCTATTGAAGATGTTCCTTGCG GAAACATTTGCGGTTTGGTTGGTGTTGATCAGTTCTTGGTCAAGACCGGTACCATCACAACTTTCAAGGATGCTCACAACTTGCGTGTCATGAAGTTCTCCGTTTCTCCCGTCGTGCGTGTTGCCGTCGAACCCAAGAACCCCGCCGATCTTCCCAAATTG GTCGAAGGTTTGAAACGCTTGGCCAAGTCCGATCCTATGGTCCAATGTATCATTGAAGAGTCCGGTGAGCACATCGTTGCTGGAGCTGGTGAACTCCATTTGGAAATTTGCCTTAAG GATTTGGAAGAAGATCACGCCTGCATCCCACTGAAGAAGTCCGACCCCGTCGTATCATACCGTGAAACCGTTTCCGAGGAATCCGACCAGGTCTGCCTTTCCAAGTCTCCCAACAAGCACAACCGTCTGTACATGAAGGCTGTCCCTATGCCCGATGGTCTCCCCGAAGATATTGACAAGGGTGAGGTTAACCCCCGTGACGACTTCAAGATCCGTGGTCGTTATCTTTCCGACAAATACGAGTACGATGTGACTGAAGCCCGTAAGATTTGGTGCTTCGGACCTGACACCTCTGGACCCAATCTCCTCATCGACGTTACAAAGG GAGTTCAATATTTGAACGAAATCAAGGATTCCGTCGTTGCTGGTTTCCAGTGGGCCACCAAGGAAGGTGTCCTCTGCGACGAGAACATGCGCGGTGTCCGATTCAACATCCATGACGTCACCCTGCACGCTGATGCTATCCATCGTGGTGGTGGTCAGATCATTCCTACTGCTCGCCGTTGTTTCTACGCTAGTATCTTGACAGCTGCACCTCGTTTGATGGAGCCCGTCTACTTGTGCGAGATCCAGTGTCCTGAAAAT GCCGTCGGCGGTATCTACGGTGTGCTCAATCGTCGCCGTGGACACGTCTTCGAAGAGTCCCAGGTTGCCGGAACCCCCATGTTCGTCGTCAAGGCTTACTTGCCCGTCAACGAATCTTTCG GTTTCACCGCCGATTTGCGCAGTAACACTGGTGGTCAAGCTTTCCCCCAGTGCGTGTTCGACCATTGGCAGATTCTTCCCGGAAATCCGTTCGAACCCACATCTAAGCCCGCACAGGTCGTCGCTGATACGCGCAAGCGCAAGGGCTTGAAGGAAGGCATCCCTGCGTTGGATACCTACCTCGACAAGCTGTAA
- the LOC130686912 gene encoding small ribosomal subunit protein uS19-like — translation MADTEDQTKKKRTFRKFTFRGVDLDQLLDMSMDQLLEMLSSRVRRRFRRGLKRKHMALLKKLRGAKKEASENEKPAVVKTHLRNMIIVPEMVGSVVGVYNGKVFNSVEVKPEMIGHHLGEFSICYKPVKHGRPGIGATHSSRFIPLK, via the exons ATGGCTGAC ACCGAAGATCAGACCAAGAAGAAGCGTACCTTCCGCAAATTCACCTTTCGCGGGGTGGATTTGGACCAGCTGCTGGACATGTCTAT GGACCAGCTTCTTGAGATGCTGAGTTCCAGAGTCCGCCGTCGCTTCCGCCGTGGACTAAAGAGGAAGCATATGGCATTGTTGAAGAAATTGCGAGGAGCCAAGAAAGAAGCCAGTGAGAATGAGAAGCCTGCTGTTGTCAAGACTCACCTACGTAACATGATCATTGTTCCAGAGATGGTTGGATCAGTTGTTGGTGTATACAACGGCAAAGTCTTCAACAGTGTTGAAGTCAAG ccTGAAATGATTGGACACCACTTGGGTGAATTCAGCATCTGCTACAAGCCTGTTAAGCACGGTCGGCCTGGTATTGGTGCCACTCACAGCTCTCGCTTCATCCCATTGAAGTAA